ATGCACTCCAGGTTGTTTTTCCAGTGGAGACGATCAGGAGACCATCAGGACGATCGTTCGTGTCACTTCCTTCCTTGAGAACAACCTCTGTGAATGCTTCGATCGTGGTTCTCTTTCCGACCCTCATGCCGACGGTGCTCAAGACCGCCGTTGCCAAGGGCGGAATCTGGGGGAGAAGCGAGAGAAAAATGGATGCCATCCTTTTCTCGCGACTGGTGTCGGCCAGGACCGGGAAGAGGCGCGCAGGTTCCCCTTGCTTCAAAAAATCAGGTAAATCAGTCATTTTTATCTCCTAAAGGTTGTTTTGACCGTAGATAGGCAAATGGCACTACGTCAATAAATTCACTGGAGGTGTCGACGGAAACAATTGCACGACAGCCACATCAGAGCCCGGAGAAACTTCAAAATTTCCGTCAAAAGATAGACTCAGGCCGACCCCGAAAGCTCGTTTGGCACCACGAGAAGATCGGCTGGTATGCGCCAGGCCTGGTGAATCTTGTGGATGTGCTCCTTGCTCAGCTGCCGCTTGCGGTTCATGATTTCCGAGGCGCGTGACTTGGAGCCAAGCACCGTGGCGAGATCGGTCTGGGTCAGGCCGTGCGCCTGCATATGTGCCTTGAGAAGCTCAATGGGATCCGAGCAGAGCGGACCCACCATGGCGCTCTCATAGGCCTCGACAGTATCAACCAGCTGATCAAGCTCGGCGCCCATGTCGGTCCCCTGAGGTGCGCCCCAGAGTTCCTCGATCCGCGCCATAGCGGCATCGTAGCTCTTCCGGTCGGTAATCTTGGCGATCGTCATGGTGATCTCCTCAGTACAAGTTGACGGTCGTCGCGTCGAAGATTGATCATGGTCTCGGAATCCTGCTCTCTTTCGTTATTATCGGTCTTTGAACAACCTCAGACTAAGAAGAAACACGGTTGCCGCCAGACTCGGCCGCGCACTGCGCTACGCCGAAAGGCTTCGTTCGCGGCCTCTTTCACCAACCGTAGGGGCACTACCTTCGCCAGCTCGGCACAATGCCCCCAATGCATTTTCGAATCCATTAAAATGCCTTCAACGTAAGCGCAGGGCTCCAAAAAGCTTTTTGAGGGCGCCCCGGCGCTGGTATTTTTGCAACACCTAAATCAGTGAATATCACGCCGTTTGACCCAAGATTTGGCGCTTGTCTCTGGGTGTGAGACCGCAGATGACGAGCGTCTGTAGCGCTTATCAAGAATATATACATAAATAACAGTAGGTTACCATTTTTCAGAGAGTCCACGTTGCCCATTTTTTCGCGCGACGAAGCGATTTTCAGAAATAAATTTCGGGCGAAAATCGCGGTTGTTTGGCAGGGAACAGTGCGTACCTTGAAGGCCACATGAGACAGTCGACAGCGAACTTTAGGAAAAAATTGACCCTTGGATTTCGGGCTGTGTGCAAAGGGCTAATGTTCGATCTGTCGAGCCTGAAAGACTGGGAAGTGGGGCGTCCGACACGCGATTGAAGAGGACACGAAAAGTGGCTGTTTATATCTAAATCCAAATCCGCCCATGCGGATCGATAGATCCAAAAGGGTCGAGCGACCGCTAAGGGAAACCCAAGTGGTCGTTTTCAGAAACTCCCAAAAATAGACCGCCGCCTTCGGGCAGCGTCGGACTGAAGTCTGGCGGGTGGTCTTCCTACGTGAAAGGAAAACGAAATGCCGAATTATTCGGAGGGTCGCGTATTGCCTGCGCAATCCCGTGGGGACCGCGATATCGCGAATGCGTCAACCGCGCACTGCACCGCTTTTACCGTTCTTGGTGAGCATTCAGGCACCCGCAGCCAAGCGGAGTCCTACACCGAGCTCTGTCACCAGAAAATCCAAGGCGCTCGGTCCGATGTTACCGACATCCAGGAGCAGGTGCTGTTCACCTTCGGCCGGCAAGACGAGAAACGGCACTTTTTCGACATGGTTGTCACGAAGGCTTCTGGAGAGCGCATTGCCTACACGGTCAAGCCTGAAGCACGCCTCAAATCTGGTCGCCATGTCGAAGACATGCGGACCATCGCCTGGTGGGTTCAAGAGAAGGGGTTTGCCAAGTCGGTGCGTCTCTTAACCGAGGCCGATATCGATCGGGTCGTCCTTCATAACGCGAACATCAACTCGGCCTTGCGCGATACGGATCCGGAGGCTGAGCAGGCGGCACGCGCCGTGGCAAGTGGCCTGCGCGGTGCGGTGCCGCTGAACCAACTCACGCAACAGGTCGGCCTCGCGGCACGCGGCTATCGGGCCCTTTTGCGACTTGTTTCAGCAGGAGAGCTCGCACCCCTGCATTCCGAAAAAGTCACCCATGAAACCCTTGTTGAATGGAAAGGAGAGCGTCAATGACCATTCTCCCCAACACGCAAGACCTTGGCGACGCCACGCCGGTGAAGAGCGGCTTTCGCTTGGATGTTCATGATCGGCTTCTCATTCATGGTAAGCCCTACCGTTTCCTCGGCATGTCTGGCGACAACGCCGAGCTGATACCCGCAAGCGGCGCCGGGATGACAGAGGTCTTCCCGATGGGCGCACTGGCCCGCTTGAGCGCGTCCGGCGACATCAAGCACGAGGTTGGCTACTACCTTCCGGATGACCTCAAGCCGGCGTCGGCGGTCGCAGCCTTTGATTTCCAGCCATCAAACCTCGTCGGGAAAGCGAGGGTGCGCTTCGATGCAAAACTCGCCCAGATCAAGGCCATCGAAGATATGGAGGCTGAAGGTATTCTCAGGCCGAATAAGGAGAGCATCGAGGCAGCGCGTTCCGATATCGAAAAACGCGCCGAGGAGTACTTCAAAGCACAGGCGACTGAACGTGACCTCATTGCAAACGAAATTGCCAATGACGGATTGCCAGATCGCATACGCAAAGGCGTCCGTCAGAATCGCGGTGGCGGCATAACACGGAGAGTCGGCCTTTTCAGCGCCGATTACCTGCGAAAGCTTTTCGCTCGCTACAAGAACGAAGGCGTGGCGGCACTGGCCGACGATCTTTCGAAATCCGGGAACAGGACAAGCCCGTTTCGGCCCGAGGAACAGGCGCTGCTGACGGACATCGTCAACGGCAGCTACCTCACGCCAGAGCGGAAGTCGATCAAGGCAACGGTTGCCGACGTTAAACGCGGGTTCCAGGCTGAAAACGAGCGTCGTGACCAAGAGGGGCTTTCGCCCCTTAGGGTACCGGGCCGTGATGCGGTGCGTCGGACGATCAAAAAACTCGACCGCTTGACGGTTCTTA
Above is a genomic segment from Roseovarius bejariae containing:
- a CDS encoding helix-turn-helix domain-containing protein, whose translation is MTIAKITDRKSYDAAMARIEELWGAPQGTDMGAELDQLVDTVEAYESAMVGPLCSDPIELLKAHMQAHGLTQTDLATVLGSKSRASEIMNRKRQLSKEHIHKIHQAWRIPADLLVVPNELSGSA